One segment of Triticum aestivum cultivar Chinese Spring chromosome 2A, IWGSC CS RefSeq v2.1, whole genome shotgun sequence DNA contains the following:
- the LOC123191003 gene encoding uncharacterized protein, whose translation MFLTDKYHALLPLHSAPATRGPRKAAAVPAVTSRFDAALAARLGRLLPLPASPLAALARLADLLAATLADAVPALAAVPGDGKKDAVAVAAHVDAGVALLDACNAIAARVDRLRRRRLLSRLALHLVSSTPPSPSSLSRARAALADRDGRGAGGTPSSALPALPSIPFVDPPRGGRGQQLTAAARVVLAVNAVSSLAATAAATILGGTSSTNRDSTFPQVSGDLPWAESFNAVSSQLSALAKSGTSNEIHAADDAVGKLAAVLECAAPEEAALRAATQEVEKRTEELAARLERVSDAVNGVFRAALRLRNAELGSFMAAGPAGKAPRSKK comes from the coding sequence ATGTTTCTCACCGACAAGTACCACGCCCTGCTCCCCCTCCACTCCGCCCCCGCCACCCGGGGCCCCCGCAAGGCGGCGGCCGTGCCGGCGGTCACCTCCAGGTTCGACGCCGCCCTCGCCGCGCGCCTCGGGAGGCTGCTGCCCCTGCCGGCCTCCCCGCTCGCGGCGCTCGCCCGCCTCGCCGACCTCCTCGCCGCCACGCTCGCGGACGCCGTGCCCGCGCTCGCCGCCGTGCCCGGGGACGGGAAGAaggacgccgtcgccgtcgccgcgcacgTCGACGCCGGCGTCGCGCTCCTGGACGCCTGCAACGCCATCGCCGCCCGCGTcgaccgcctccgccgccgccgcctgctctcCCGCCTCGCGCTCCACCTCGTCTCCTCGACGCCCCCGAGCCCGTCGTCCCTCAGCCGCGCGCGTGCCGCGCTCGCCGATCGCGACGGCCGCGGCGCGGGGGGCACTCCCTCTTCTGCTCTGCCAGCGCTCCCTTCCATCCCGTTCGTCGACCCGCCCCGCGGCGGCCGCGGGCAGCAGCTCACCGCCGCCGCGCGGGTCGTCCTCGCCGTGAACGCCGTGTCCTCCCTCGCCGCGACAGCCGCGGCCACCATCCTCGGCGGCACTAGCAGCACCAACCGTGACTCCACCTTCCCCCAGGTCTCCGGCGACCTCCCGTGGGCGGAATCCTTCAACGCGGTCTCCAGCCAGCTCTCCGCCCTCGCCAAATCCGGCACCAGCAACGAGATCCACGCCGCGGACGACGCCGTGGGCAAGCTCGCGGCAGTCCTCGAGTGCGCGGCcccggaggaggcggcgctgcgcgCCGCGACGCAGGAGGTGGAGAAGCGGACGGAGGAGCTGGCGGCGCGGCTGGAGCGGGTGTCGGACGCCGTCAACGGCGTGTTCCGCGCGGCGCTGCGTCTCCGCAACGCCGAGCTGGGCAGCTTCATGGCGGCCGGACCCGCCGGCAAGGCGCCGCGCAGTAAGAAGTAG